Proteins encoded by one window of Vigna radiata var. radiata cultivar VC1973A chromosome 5, Vradiata_ver6, whole genome shotgun sequence:
- the LOC106762499 gene encoding endoglucanase 9 codes for MGNSLLSLFLFTFLLVGSVQCNPNYADALAKSLLFFQGQRSGRVPADQQLKWRSNSGLFDGRLANVDLSGGYYDAGDNVKFNFPMAYTTTMLSWGTIEYGKRMGGQIKEARAAIRWATDYLLKCATSTPGKLYVGVGDPNVDHKCWERPEDMDTVRTVYWVSPNKPGSDVAAETAAALAAASIVFRRVDPTYSKQLLRTAQQVYHFALQYQGSYSDSLGSAVCPFYCSYSGFKDELLWGAAWLFRATNAVYYYNLVKSLGADDQPDIFSWDNKYAGAHVLLSRRALLNGDKNFDQYKQEAENFMCKILPNSPSSSTQYTQGGLMYKLPESNLQYVTSITFLLTTYSKYMAATKHTFNCGGVLVTPNTLRSIAKRQVDYILGENPLKMSYMVGYGPYFPKRIHHRGSSLPSIAAHPQTIGCDGGFQPFFHSMNPNPNILIGAVVGGPNQNDGFPDDRSDYSHSEPATYINGAFVGPLAYFAGIR; via the exons ATGGGAAATTCCTTGCTGTCATTATTCCTTTTTACCTTCTTGTTGGTGGGCAGTGTCCAATGTAACCCTAACTATGCAGATGCATTGGCCAAATCCTTATTGTTCTTCCAAGGACAGAGGTCAGGAAGGGTTCCTGCTGATCAGCAACTCAAATGGAGATCCAATTCTGGCCTCTTTGATGGTCGTCTTGCCAAT GTGGATTTAAGTGGAGGTTACTATGATGCAGGAGATAATGTGAAGTTCAACTTTCCAATGGCTTACACGACCACCATGCTGTCATGGGGAACAATTGAATATGGGAAGAGAATGGGAGGACAGATAAAAGAGGCAAGAGCTGCAATTCGTTGGGCCACAGACTACCTTCTCAAGTGTGCTACATCTACACCTGGGAAGCTCTATGTTGGGGTTGGAGACCCAAATGTAGACCACAAATGTTGGGAAAGGCCAGAGGACATGGACACTGTCAGAACTGTGTATTGGGTCTCTCCCAATAAGCCTGGCTCAGATGTGGCTGCAGAAACTGCTGCTGCACTTGCTGCTGCATCCATTGTCTTCAGAAGGGTTGACCCAACATACTCTAAGCAGTTGTTAAGGACAGCCCAGCAGGTCTACCACTTTGCTTTGCAGTACCAAGGTTCATACAGTGATTCGCTTGGATCAGCAGTTTGCCCATTTTACTGCTCATATTCTGGTTTCAAg GATGAACTGTTGTGGGGGGCTGCATGGCTTTTCAGAGCGACAAATGCTGTTTACTACTACAATTTGGTGAAGTCCTTGGGAGCTGATGATCAACCAGATATCTTCAGTTGGGACAACAAATATGCTGGTGCTCATGTTCTTCTCTCCAGG AGAGCATTGCTGAATGGCGATAAGAATTTTGATCAATACAAACAAGAAGCTGAGAATTTTATGTGCAAGATCCTGCCCAACTCTCCCTCCTCTAGTACACAATATACACAAG GGGGACTCATGTACAAGCTTCCTGAAAGCAACCTCCAGTATGTGACTTCAATAACATTTTTGCTTACAACCTATTCAAAGTACATGGCAGCTACAAAACACACATTTAACTGTGGCGGTGTTTTGGTCACTCCAAATACCTTAAGAAGCATTGCAAAAAGACAG GTAGATTACATATTAGGTGAAAACCCATTAAAAATGTCCTACATGGTAGGCTATGGTCCATACTTTCCCAAGAGAATTCACCACAGAGGGTCTTCCTTGCCTTCAATAGCAGCTCATCCACAAACTATAGGCTGTGATGGAGGGTTTCAACCATTTTTCCACTCAATGAATCCTAATCCTAACATATTGATTGGAGCTGTAGTAGGAGGTCCAAACCAAAATGATGGATTCCCAGATGACCGCAGTGATTACAGCCATTCTGAGCCTGCAACTTACATCAATGGTGCTTTTGTTGGACCTTTGGCATACTTTGCTGGTATCCGTTAA
- the LOC106762329 gene encoding uncharacterized protein LOC106762329, with translation MSSQAHTQFLDKWLTLCSATTTTATANSAAKTTARAIVQAWTTLRDTLQSPSAEESQQLHQSLQTLVNSQSSLHVAEPQAKLLLALLQSATSRRSFPLLLTLLYVWVRKSPNPNPTIVDSALGILSSNVSDDAIFPESLLLLGAFSSSHTVSEKTKTICLDMMVKLLAGVNKGKLFSEMPRVLAGIGYALSSSVTVHCVEMLGLLFRIWGKGEGCVAHGLMVLYMFDWVVENLVGFGYSDKIGVLVREGFGRFNEEHASFAVFMAAVGVLRALERRGVGADLVSGMGVKDCVVGRTESLVSDLVSRRLRFGCSGDNEGDVEEDRLLLRCASLGLTRTVAFSVHSSLFICLALALLTEIFPLPRLYQSVFEKSRESGGVELKEIRENLNGVLFKEAGAVTGVLCSQYSLADEESKNVVENLMWEYCRDVYSGHRRLAVMFKGEKDELLEGLEKIAESAFLMVVVFALAVTKHKLNSSFAQEIQMDVSLKILVSFSCMEYFRHVRLPEYLETIRKVVAGVKNEHACTSFVNSMPSYADLTNSPDQRTNYIWSKNEVQTARVLFCLRVIPTFVECLPSLVFRNVVAPIMFLYMEHPNDKVARASHSVFMTFMTMGRDSEKNDEASLKEQLVFHYMQRSLLGYPGVTPFEGMASGVVGMVQHLPAGSPAIFYCIHSLVEKANELCSEVFTYETDAWKKWQGEPEPSKKLMDLLLRLVFLVDIQVLSDLMKLLAQLITKLPRDAQNIVLNELYSQVADSDDVVRKPTLVSWLQSLSFLCTKATDQNAANRKSETGGSLSIADPSNSGRITARL, from the exons ATGTCTAGCCAAGCCCACACGCAGTTCCTTGACAAATGGCTAACTCTCTGCTCCGCCACAACCACCACGGCCACTGCCAATTCCGCCGCTAAGACCACCGCACGAGCCATTGTTCAAGCATGGACCACGCTCCGTGACACTCTTCAATCCCCTTCAGCTGAAGAGTCCCAGCAATTGCACCAAAGCCTTCAAACCCTAGTAAATTCCCAGTCCTCCCTCCACGTGGCAGAACCCCAAGCCAAGCTCCTCCTCGCTCTTCTGCAATCCGCCACCTCACGTCGCTCCTTTCCCCTCCTCCTCACACTCCTTTACGTCTGGGTTCGAAAATCCCCCAACCCCAATCCCACAATCGTTGATTCCGCACTCGGAATTCTCTCTTCAAATGTCTCCGATGATGCCATATTCCCTGAAAGTCTTCTCCTTTTGGGCGCTTTCTCCTCATCCCATACCGTTTCTGAGAAAACCAAGACTATTTGTTTGGACATGATGGTGAAACTGTTGGCGGGGGTGAACAAGGGTAAACTGTTTTCTGAAATGCCGCGTGTTCTTGCTGGAATTGGTTACGCTTTGTCGTCTTCAGTGACTGTTCACTGTGTGGAGATGTTGGGTTTGCTGTTTAGGATTTGGGGAAAGGGAGAGGGCTGTGTTGCTCATGGACTCATGGTTCTTTATATGTTTGATTGGGTTGTGGAGAATTTAGTTGGTTTTGGGTATTCGGATAAGATAGGTGTTTTAGTTCGAGAAGGTTTCGGGAGGTTTAATGAGGAACATGCTTCGTTTGCGGTTTTCATGGCCGCGGTTGGAGTGTTGCGGGCTTTGGAAAGAAGAGGAGTGGGAGCTGACCTTGTTTCTGGAATGGGGGTGAAGGATTGCGTGGTTGGTAGGACGGAAAGTTTGGTTAGTGATTTGGTTTCGAGGAGGTTGAGGTTTGGTTGTAGTGGTGATAATGAGGGGGATGTTGAGGAAGACAGGCTTTTGCTTCGGTGTGCGTCGTTAGGATTGACTCGGACCGTAGCATTTTCGGTACATTCGTCTTTGTTTATTTGTCTTGCTTTAGCGTTGCTGACTGAGATATTTCCTTTGCCGCGTTTGTATCAATCGGTGTTTGAGAAGTCGCGTGAGTCTGGTGGTGTGGAGCTTAAGGAGATCAGAGAAAATTTGAATGGTGTACTGTTCAAGGAAGCAGGAGCTGTGACTGGGGTGTTGTGCAGTCAGTATTCTTTAGCTGATGAAGAAAGTAAGAATGTGGTTGAGAATCTTATGTGGGAATACTGCCGGGATGTCTACTCTGGACACAGGCGATTGGCTGTGATGTTTAAGGGTGAGAAAGATGAGTTGCTTGAAGGTTTGGAAAAAATTGCAGAATCTGCTTTTCTTATGGTTGTGGTATTTGCTTTGGCTGTGACAAAACACAAGCTGAACTCCAGTTTTGCTCAAGAAATACAGATGGATGTGTCGTTGAAGATACTGGTTTCATTTTCTTGCATGGAGTATTTTCGCCACGTCCGTTTGCCAGAGTATTTGGAGACCATTCGCAAGGTGGTTGCAGGTGTTAAGAATGAACATGCTTGTACTTCTTTCGTGAATTCCATGCCCTCTTATGCTGACTTGACAAACAGTCCAG ACCAGAGAACCAATTACATATGGTCAAAGAATGAAGTGCAAACGGCCCGCGTTTTGTTTTGCCTACGAGTCATTCCAACTTTCGTTGAATGTTTGCCCAGTCTCGTATTCAGAAACGTCGTAGCTCCAATTATGTTCTT ATATATGGAGCACCCAAATGATAAAGTAGCTCGAGCCTCTCATTCTGTGTTCATGACATTTATGACTATGGGGAGGGATTCTGAAAAGAATGATGAAGCTTCATTGAAGGAGCAGCTTGTTTTCCATTACATGCAGAGATCCTTATTG GGATATCCTGGTGTTACTCCTTTTGAGGGTATGGCTTCTGGGGTTGTAGGAATGGTCCAACATCTTCCTGCTGGAAGCCCTGCCATCTTTTATTGCATTCATAGTCTCGTTGAAAAAGCTAACGAGCTCTGTTCTGAAGTCTTCACTTACGAGACTGATGCGTGGAAGAAGTGGCAAGGAGAGCCAGAACCAAGCAAGAAATTAATGGACCTTCTTTTACGCTTAGTTTTCCTTGTTGATATACAA GTCTTGTCCGACTTGATGAAGCTGTTGGCACAGCTGATCACCAAGTTACCACGTGATGCACAGAACATTGTTTTAAATGAGTTATATTCACAAGTGGCTGATTCTGATGATGTTGTCCGCAAGCCCACACTAGTTTCATGGCTTCAGTCGTTATCTTTCCTTTGCACAAAGGCCACAGATCAAAATGCAGCCAACCGAAAAAGTGAAACTGGAGGTAGTCTCAGTATTGCAGATCCATCAAACAGCGGAAGAATAACTGCACGACTTTAA
- the LOC106759738 gene encoding protein FAR1-RELATED SEQUENCE 2 isoform X2 encodes MKRFIFVTVDPNEGCRVLESSSGGELGICDDDHAIQEPYEGMEFESEDAAKIFYDEYARRVGFVMRVMSCRRSERDGRILARRLGCNKEGYCVSIRGKFSSVRKPRASTREGCKAMIHIKYEKSGKWVITKFVKDHNHPLVVSPREARQTMDEKDKKIQELTAELRHKKRLCATYQEQLTSFMKVVEEHNEKLSTKIHLVVNNLKEFESIDEILHQT; translated from the exons ATGAAG AGATTTATTTTTGTGACAGTGGATCCAAATGAGGGGTGTAGAGTACTAGAGAGTTCTTCTGGGGGAGAGTTGGGCATCTGTGATGATGATCATGCTATTCAGGAACCATATGAAGGCATGGAGTTTGAATCTGAAGATGCTGCTAAGATATTCTACGACGAATATGCACGACGTGTAGGATTTGTCATGCGTGTGATGTCATGCAGACGCTCAGAAAGGGATGGAAGGATTCTTGCCCGCAGGCTTGGGTGCAACAAAGAGGGTTATTGTGTCAGCATCCGGGGGAAGTTTTCATCAGTTCGTAAACCTAGGGCCAGCACAAGGGAAGGGTGTAAGGCAATGATTCACATCAAATATGAGAAATCTGGAAAATGGGTGATAACAAAATTTGTGAAGGATCATAATCATCCATTAGTAGTCTCTCCTCGTGAAGCACGCCAAACAATG GATGAGAAGGATAAGAAAATTCAGGAATTAACAGCAGAGCTTCGGCATAAAAAACGGTTGTGTGCGACATATCAAGAACAACTTACTTCCTTTATGAAGGTTGTTGAAGAGCACAATGAAAAGCTATCTACGAAAATCCATCTTGTAGTTAATAATCTCAAAGAATTTGAATCCATAGACGAGATTTTGCACCAAACATAG
- the LOC106759738 gene encoding protein FAR1-RELATED SEQUENCE 5 isoform X1, giving the protein MESQLIDRSDAMEVSGNVDLSTYEVQVDQETYEVDPNEGCRVLESSSGGELGICDDDHAIQEPYEGMEFESEDAAKIFYDEYARRVGFVMRVMSCRRSERDGRILARRLGCNKEGYCVSIRGKFSSVRKPRASTREGCKAMIHIKYEKSGKWVITKFVKDHNHPLVVSPREARQTMDEKDKKIQELTAELRHKKRLCATYQEQLTSFMKVVEEHNEKLSTKIHLVVNNLKEFESIDEILHQT; this is encoded by the exons ATGGAATCTCAATTAATAGACAGAAGTGATGCTATGGAAGTTTCTGGGAATGTGGATTTGAGTACATATGAAGTTCAGGTAGATCAAGAAACATATGAAG TGGATCCAAATGAGGGGTGTAGAGTACTAGAGAGTTCTTCTGGGGGAGAGTTGGGCATCTGTGATGATGATCATGCTATTCAGGAACCATATGAAGGCATGGAGTTTGAATCTGAAGATGCTGCTAAGATATTCTACGACGAATATGCACGACGTGTAGGATTTGTCATGCGTGTGATGTCATGCAGACGCTCAGAAAGGGATGGAAGGATTCTTGCCCGCAGGCTTGGGTGCAACAAAGAGGGTTATTGTGTCAGCATCCGGGGGAAGTTTTCATCAGTTCGTAAACCTAGGGCCAGCACAAGGGAAGGGTGTAAGGCAATGATTCACATCAAATATGAGAAATCTGGAAAATGGGTGATAACAAAATTTGTGAAGGATCATAATCATCCATTAGTAGTCTCTCCTCGTGAAGCACGCCAAACAATG GATGAGAAGGATAAGAAAATTCAGGAATTAACAGCAGAGCTTCGGCATAAAAAACGGTTGTGTGCGACATATCAAGAACAACTTACTTCCTTTATGAAGGTTGTTGAAGAGCACAATGAAAAGCTATCTACGAAAATCCATCTTGTAGTTAATAATCTCAAAGAATTTGAATCCATAGACGAGATTTTGCACCAAACATAG
- the LOC106762828 gene encoding uncharacterized protein LOC106762828 isoform X2 — MESMDAQLEVEDWEFLHPNDDVPILFAGPTLNAIRHDHFALLPEDHQPNSDSNSNSTSNSDVDRNFDDSYVANQIFSNTTAPWTADSDSDTATAVTVPEAEPAVVESLKAEEEQGENRQVEEVKEEGEEKRLVWWKVPFEVLRCWVNPLPLPLPVWSLSVAAAAAFLGLLFLGRRLYRMKRKTQTLKLNLALDDKKVSQLMGRVARLNEAFSVVRRVPIVRPPSLPASSVTLRPVMSMR, encoded by the exons ATGGAAAGCATGGACGCTCAACTCGAAGTTGAAGACTGGGAGTTTCTCCATCCAAACGACGACGTTCCCATCCTCTTCGCCGGGCCCACGCTCAACGCCATCCGCCACGACCACTTCGCCCTCCTCCCTGAAGATCATCAAC CCAATTCCGATTCCAATTCCAATTCTACTTCCAATTCCGATGTCGATCGCAACTTCGATGATTCCTATGTCGCCAATCAGATTTTCTCCAATACCACCGCTCCATGGACTGCAGATTCCGATTCCGACACGGCCACCGCGGTGACGGTGCCCGAGGCCGAGCCTGCGGTGGTGGAGAGTTTGAAGGCGGAAGAAGAGCAAGGAGAGAATCGACAAGTAGAGGAAGTGAAAGAGGAGGGGGAGGAGAAGAGATTGGTGTGGTGGAAGGTTCCGTTTGAAGTGTTGAGGTGTTGGGTGAACCCTCTGCCTCTGCCTCTCCCTGTCTGGTCTCTCTCTGtggctgctgctgctgcttttCTTGGACTCCTCTTCCTTGGTAGGAGGTTGTACAGAATGAAGCGCAAGACTCAGACCTTGAAGCTCAACCTTGCTCTCGATGATAAG AAGGTGTCTCAGCTGATGGGTCGTGTAGCACGTCTTAATGAAGCATTTTCAGTGGTGAGACGTGTTCCAATAGTGCGACCACCATCTCTGCCAGCTTCAAGTGTGACTCTGAGGCCTGTGATGAGCATGAGATGA
- the LOC106762828 gene encoding uncharacterized protein LOC106762828 isoform X1 → MESMDAQLEVEDWEFLHPNDDVPILFAGPTLNAIRHDHFALLPEDHQPNSDSNSNSTSNSDSNSNSTSNSDVDRNFDDSYVANQIFSNTTAPWTADSDSDTATAVTVPEAEPAVVESLKAEEEQGENRQVEEVKEEGEEKRLVWWKVPFEVLRCWVNPLPLPLPVWSLSVAAAAAFLGLLFLGRRLYRMKRKTQTLKLNLALDDKKVSQLMGRVARLNEAFSVVRRVPIVRPPSLPASSVTLRPVMSMR, encoded by the exons ATGGAAAGCATGGACGCTCAACTCGAAGTTGAAGACTGGGAGTTTCTCCATCCAAACGACGACGTTCCCATCCTCTTCGCCGGGCCCACGCTCAACGCCATCCGCCACGACCACTTCGCCCTCCTCCCTGAAGATCATCAACCCAATTCCGATTCCAATTCCAATTCTACTTCCAATTCCGATTCCAATTCCAATTCTACTTCCAATTCCGATGTCGATCGCAACTTCGATGATTCCTATGTCGCCAATCAGATTTTCTCCAATACCACCGCTCCATGGACTGCAGATTCCGATTCCGACACGGCCACCGCGGTGACGGTGCCCGAGGCCGAGCCTGCGGTGGTGGAGAGTTTGAAGGCGGAAGAAGAGCAAGGAGAGAATCGACAAGTAGAGGAAGTGAAAGAGGAGGGGGAGGAGAAGAGATTGGTGTGGTGGAAGGTTCCGTTTGAAGTGTTGAGGTGTTGGGTGAACCCTCTGCCTCTGCCTCTCCCTGTCTGGTCTCTCTCTGtggctgctgctgctgcttttCTTGGACTCCTCTTCCTTGGTAGGAGGTTGTACAGAATGAAGCGCAAGACTCAGACCTTGAAGCTCAACCTTGCTCTCGATGATAAG AAGGTGTCTCAGCTGATGGGTCGTGTAGCACGTCTTAATGAAGCATTTTCAGTGGTGAGACGTGTTCCAATAGTGCGACCACCATCTCTGCCAGCTTCAAGTGTGACTCTGAGGCCTGTGATGAGCATGAGATGA